The segment CCGCCCGGTTCTCCGGCTTCGCCTCGTGGATCATGGCCAGGGCGACGCCGATCAGACCGAACATCATGATCGGATACCACCCGGCCATGAAGATCCCGGCCGACGGGTCGCCGGCGAAGAACCGGTGCAGGTCGCCGTGGACCACCTCGCCCGTCTGGGGGTTGGTGAAGTCGCCGAAGACGAACCAGACCAGGCTGTTGATGATGTGGTGCAGGCCGAAGGGCAGCAAAAGCCGGTTCAGCACCCCGAAGACGAAGACCCCCGCAGCCCCCGCCCCCACGATCCAGTTGCCCAGGGCGTCGATGGCCTGCTGGACGGGGCCCCAGACGAACCCGAAGACCACGCCCAGGACCAGGGCCCAGAAGGCGGTGACCAGCGGGACGAACCGGCGCCCGCCGAAGAAGCCCAGCCACTCCGGCAGCCGGATGTTGTGGTAGCGGTTGTACATGGCCGCGGCCAGCGCGCCGGTGAGAATGCCCGCCAGGACGCCCATGTTGAGGTCCTCGTTGATGGTGGTGAGGGTCTTCTGGAACACCACGTACCCGACCAGAGCCGCCAGTCCGGCCACACCCGCCTGGTTGGCCAGGCCGATGCCGACGCCGATGGCGAACAGCAGGGGCAGGTTGGAGAAGATGGCATCCCCGGCCTGCGCCATCACCGGAATGTTCAAAAGGTCCGGCTGGCCGAGGCGCAGCAGGATGCCGGCCGCGGGTAGCACCGCCACGGGCGCCATCAACGCCCGGCCCACCCGCTGCAATCCCCCCATGACGTTCATCGCGGACACCCCTCCTCTGAATATGTCCACCTTGCCAGCAAAAAACCGGAGGATGCACGGCCTTGCTGCCGGGCCGCGCACGCCTCCGGTTCATGCCGGGTCGAACCCGTAACACACCGGGTTTCGATGGTGGTCTAGGCATCGCCTTTATTCGCGCCCTGAGGGTGCCGTTCCTTCCGGGGGCCTGCCCTCCAGCATCAGTTTGGCCAGGTGCAGGGCCACGTAGCCCAGGTCGTCTTCGGGCACGGGCTTGCCCAGCCGCCGGGCGATTTCTGCCCCCATCTCCTCCGCCAGGGCCATGGCCTGGGGGAACTCCTCCCGGATCCGGGGCAGCAGGGGGTTGGGGGTTCCGCCACCCTGCGCCACGGCGTCGACCAGGTAGCGCAGGTGGGCCACCAGCCGGGCGTGATCCAGGTTGCCAGGGCGCAGCGGCACCTCGAGCCGCCGCCGGACCCACTCCACCAGCTCGTGCACCAGCGCCGTGTCCCGGGCCGGCTGCTTGACCGGGACGCCCGCCCGGGCCGCTCGCAGGTGCAGGGCCACGAAACCGGCTTCCGCCGGTGGCAGAGCCGGCCCGCCGGCAGCGGCCACGTCCGCCAGCAGCTGGCGGGCCAGGAGCAGTTCCTCCGGGAACAGCACCTCGATCTCGTCCAGGAAAGGGTTCTCCAGGGGGAGGCCCTGGCGCACCCGGTGCAGGGCGAAGGCCAGGTGGTCCACCAGGGCGGGCACGATGTGGGGGTCCACCGGTTCGCCCAGGGCCGCCTCCGCCCGCTGCACGAGCCGTGCCACCACGCCCGGCAACCAGTCCGGGGCGGGCACCGCCGCCGGTTCGGCAACGTAGACGGCTTCGATGGCGGGATCACCGGCGGCAACCCAGCGGGATTGCCGGGACCGGTAACCCAGGCCGCGGCCCTGCAGCACTACGGCCCGGCCGTTCCCGTCCCGGGCCAGGACCGCGTTGTTGTTGAGGACTTGCATCACCCGGTACCCCGCCGGGCCCTCCTCACCGGGCCCGGCGATGCCCCGGCCGGGCCGCGCCCGGCGCGCCTCGGACTGGTGGTCGCGGGACATCGCCGGCCCTCCTTCTCGCCTGGCAGGATGCGCATCGGGTGCCATGGGTACCCGCCTCGCGCCCCGCGCCCGTGGCTCTCGGCTGGGCGTCGCCCCTGGGTTCGCGGGCGGCCGCCCGCGATCCTGCCGCCACCGGGGCGATCAGGGCAGGCGAGACAGATGGCCATCACGACAGGTCGAAGGACTATAAGGCTTTGACCCGATAGGCCGCCCTGCGGCCGGAACCGGCCGGCGGCATCGCGGCGGGCCGTCGCCGGGCTCGTCGAGAATTGTCGCACGAATCTCGTTGATTTCGTGGTATTTCGGAACATTTCGTGCCAGGAAATGGACAGGTCCGGGCGAACTTGGGCCAGTACCCGCGGCGGGCCGGTGCCCCGGCGAGGCGAGACCCCGCCCCGGCCGGGACGGTGACCGGGTTCTGCCCGGGTGAACGCGGGACCGGTGGGGGGAGCGGGCATGGGGATCCGGGATATTCCGGGCATGGCGCGGATGGCGTGCCTTCCGGCACGCTGGACGGCCAGATCCTCCAGATCGGGGTGGGAAGGCAGGGTGCTGCGGGCCGGGCCGGCAGCAGCCGAGGAGCAGGGCCTTCCCCCCGGGCCTGAGGGGGACCGGCACCGGAGCGCCGCCGCCGGGTGGCGGTGGCGCCAGGCCGCGGGCGTCATCCTCACGGTGGTGGCCAGCGTCACCGCGACCGAACTGGCCCGCCGCGCCGGCAGCCCGGCCTGGCTAGTGGTCCTGGCCGCAGCCGTACCTCTGGCGTCGGGTACCGCCTGGCTCGACCGGCAGTGGGGCCGCTGGTGCCGGCAGGAAGAGGACCGGCGCTGGCTGGTGGAAACGGTTCTGGACGAGTTCCGCTCCCGGGCCACCGCCGTCACCCTGGCGGCCGGCATGTTGCGGCGCAGCCGCTCCCAGGCCTCCGGCGGGGCCTCTGCGGTGGATCCCGCGACCCCGGCCGCGCCCGCTGGCCCGGCCTCGCCCGTCTCGCCGGCGACCTTCCCGGCGGTGCCGGCTCCCGCCTCCCCGGTGGCGCCGGCTGCCGCGGCTAGGGAGACTGCCGCCATCCCCAGGCCCCGGCTTCCTGATCCCCCGGACCGGCCGGACGCCCGCGCGTCCCTCGCCGGCCCTGGCGGCGGGTGGGGGCGCATCGTTCCCCTTCGCGTGCAGGAGGGGTTGCCCGCCGGCCGGTTCGCTGACGAGCGGTCCCACACCCACGTGCTGGTCCAGCTGGAGGCCGAGGCCGAGCTGCTGCGCCTCAGCGCCTTGCAGCTGGCCTGCTGGCTGCGCCTCCAGGCCCGGCGGGTGCGGCCCGAACGGGAACGGGTCGACCTGGCCGCCGTGGCCGAGCGGGTCGCCCGCCGGCTGGCTGCCGTGGCCCTGGCCCGCCAGGTGCAGGTCACGCTGGCCGGCCGGTCCGGGACGGCCATGGTGGTGCGCGGCGACCGGGCGTTGCTCGAGCTGCTGTGCTCGAGCCTGGTGGCGGCGGTCATCGACCGCTGCCCGCCCGGAAGCCGCCTGGAGATGCGGGTTGACGGTGACGGGGCGGCGGTCGTGCTGGACCTGGAGGCGCAGCTGCCGGCTCCGGGCGGCGACGGGGGCCGGCCCGGGATGAACCCGGCGGAGGGCAGGGCGGTGCTCTTGCCGCAGGCGGTCCGCGACGCTCGCCCTGGCGCCGTTGCGGCCGGCTCCCGGGCCGGCGGCCCGGCAGGCCCCGCCGGTTCCACTGCAGGACGAACCGGCCCCGCGGGAGGGGCGGCCGTGGGCAACCGGTGGCGCCGCGGCGTGACCTCGCCCCTGGCCCTGGAGCTGGTGGCGGCGGTAGCGGGCCTGCACGCCGGCCGCTGGCGGGCGGCGCCCGGCGGGTTGCGGTGGACCGTCGAGTTGCCCGCGGCCCACGGCCCCTTCGGCATCCTCCGGTCGCTGGTGCGCCCGGCGCCCTCTCCAGGTTTGCCGGCTTCGCGCCCCAGTCCCCTGGTCAAGGCGCGGGTCACCCCGGGGATCGTCTCGCCGGTGGCGGGTCTTGCCGCCGCCCGGGCCGCCGCCCCTCGCGCCCTTGCCCGGCGGGCCACGGTCGTGGCGCCGGCGGTGGTCCCCGGCGGGGCCAGGGTGGCGCCCTCGCCGGCGCGGTGGGCCAGCCCGCGCCGCGCCGGCGGTGCGCGCCCCTTGTCCCCTGGCGGCCCTGGGCGGCCCGCGGGGCAGGCCGGGGGTCCGGCCGGCCGGAGGCACGGGTGGCGGCCGCCCGGGTTGCGGGGAATCCTAACCAGGGTGAGAGCCGTGCCGCACCTCTCGGCGCTGGCCGTGAAATTCGTCGCCACGGCGGCCGTCCTGCTCTGGATCCTCCCTGCAGGCGGGAGCATGGCCGGACCCGGTGCTCTGCTCCTTCTGGCTGCCGCCGTCACCCTGGCCGGTTACGTCACCGGCGATCGCATCGTCCTGCCCGTCGGCGGGCAGGCGGTGGCGATGGTGGTGGACGTCCTGCTGGCGGCCCTGATCCTGGCGGTGGCCGGCTACCTGTGGCCGGCCCTGGCCCTGCGGCCGGGACCGGTGGGGCTGGCGTCCCTGGCCCTGGGCATCGCCGAGTTCTTCTTCCACCGGTACTTGAAGACACGGGGGCTGGCCCGGCCGGTGCCGGGCGAGTAGCGGGCACACCGTCCGGCAACCCTCCGGCCGCAGCCAGGAAACCGGAAAGCCCGGATACCCGGAAGACCGCGGGGTTCACCCCCTGCGACGGCCCATGCCGCAGCGGCCCCGTGATCCGCGCCGGCGGCGCCCTGCCGCAGCCCCGGTGGCCCGCCGCCGTGGCAGCCTCCTGCCGTCGTGGCCTACCGTTGCCCAGCTGTCCCGCCTCCGCGGTCCTCTCTCGCCACGCCCGGCCGCAGATCATCCTGCCAGAAGTGGTATCATCGAACTTCGGAAGAAGGACGGCCCGCCGGTGCGGTTCGCCCTGGTTTGCGCCGCACCGGCGGGTCCGTTCCAGGCGCCGTTCCCCGGGCCAACAGGTGCCGCCCAACGGCGGGCCGGGCCGGACGGCCGGTTCGACCGGCGGGAACGGCGGGTGGGAGGAGGGTTGCTTGTTGGATGCGGCGGAAGTGCTGGCCCGCCTCGCCTCCATCGCCGGTCCCCCGGGCCATGAGGGGCCCGTGGCGGCGGCGGTGGAAGAGCTCTGGCGGCCCCTGGCCGCCGAGGTGCGCCGGGACGCCCTGGGCAACGTGATCGCCGTGGTGCGGGGCGAGGGGCTGGCCCTCCCCGGCGGGCGGCGGGCCAGCGTGATGTGGGCGGCCCACATGGACGAGATCGCCCTGCTGGTGGCCGCCATCGAGGACGAGGGCTTCCTGCGGGTCGACGCCGCCGGCGGCGCCGACCCCCGCAACCTTTTGGGGCTCGAGGTCACGGTCCACACCGCGGGCGGGCCCCTCGCCGGCGTGGTGGGGACCAAGCCGCCCCACCTGACCAGCGCCGAAGAGGCGCGCCAGGTGCCCCGCCTGCGGGACCTGTTCGTCGACGTGGGCCTGCCGGCGGAGGCGGTGCGGCGCCGGGTGCGGGTGGGCGACCCCGTCACCCTCCGCCAGTCGCCGGCGCGCCTTCAGGGCCGGCGCATGACGGGCAAGAGCCTGGACAACCGGGTGGGCGTCACGGTGCTGACCCTGGCCCTGGCCGATCTGGCCCGCCGGCGCCACGCCGTGGACGTGTACGCCGTGGCCACGGTCCAGGAGGAAGTGGGGCTGCGGGGGGCCGCCACCAGCGCCTACGGCCTCGACCCCACCCTGGCCATCGCCGTGGACGTGACCTTCGGCGACCAGCCCGGCGTGCCCGACGGCAAGACCGTGGAACTGGGCAAGGGCGCGGCGGTCGCCCAGGGGGCCAACATCCACCCGCGGGTGCTGGAGGCCCTGCGGGAGGCGGCGAAGGCCGAGGGCATCGCCACCCAGCCCGAGCCCATTCCGGGCGCCTCGGGCACCGACGCCTGGGCGATCCAGATCGCCCGCGAGGGGATCCCCACGGGCCTGGTGTCGGTGCCGCTGCGGCACATGCACAGCCCGGCGGAGGTGGTCGACCTGGGCGACGTCCAGGAGGCGGCCCGCTTGCTGGCCGCCACGGCGGCCCGGCTCGACGCCGGGGCTGCCAGCCGGCTGGTGGGTCCGGGCTGGCAGGAGGTGAGGGCGGGTGCTGCTGGCGCGGCTCAGTGAGGCCCGGGGCGTTTCCGGGGACGAGGGGGCGGTGCGCGAGCTCCTGCTGGAGGCGGTGCGCCCCCACATCGACGCCTACCGCATCGACGGCATGGGCAACCTGCTGGTCGTCAAGGGGAAGGACAAGCCCGGCCCCAGGGTCATGGTGGCCGCCCACATGGACGAGGTCGGCGTGATGATCACCCGGATCGAGAAGAGCGGCCTCCTGCGTTTTGCCAAGGTCGGCGGCCTGGACGACCGGCTGCTGCCCGGCAAGCGGGTGCGGGTGGGGCCGGACGGCGTGCCCGGGGTCATCGGCAGCAAGCCGATCCACCTGGACCGCAAGGCGAGCAGCGTGACCCCCGCGGACGAGCTCTACATCGACATCGGGGCCACCTCCCGCGAGGAGGCGGAGAAGCTGGTTCGTCCCGGGCAGTACGCCACCTTCGACACGGCCTTCGGCGAGCTGGGCCAGGGCTGCTGGAAGGGAAAGGCCTTCGACGACCGGGTGGGTTGCGCGCTGCTGGCCGCCCTTCTGGAGGAGGACTACGACTTCCCCTTCTACGGCGCCTTCACCGTCCAGGAGGAGATCGGCCTCAGGGGCGCGGCCACGGCGGCCTATGCCATCGCGCCCGACGTGGCCCTGGTGCTGGAGGGCACCACCTGCGCCGACATCCCCGGTGCGGACGAACACGGCCAGTCCACCCGCCTCGGGCACGGGCCGGCCATCACCGCCATGGACCGGACGGTGATCCCGCCCCGCTGGCTGACGGACCGGCTGGTGGCGGCGGCCGAGCGGCGGGGCATCCCCTACCAGTGGAAGCGGACCACCTTCGGCGGCACCGACGCCGGCCGGATCCACCAGGCGCGCGCCGGCATCCCGTCGGCGGTGGTCTCGGTGCCGTGCCGCTACATCCACTCCCCCTGCGCGGTGATGAGCCAGCAGGACTATCACGATGCGGCCAGGCTGGTCCGCGGGTTTCTTGAAGACCTGAGCGAAGGAGGCGTGCCCCGCCATGGTGACTGACGACATGACGGCCGGTCGGGCCGGGCCGGGCGGCGAGCCGCCGCACCCCTCCGGTGCGGGCCGCGAACCGCAGCCCGTTGCCGCCCCGGCCGCGGAGCGGGAGGAGCCGGCGGGCGAATCCCGCCTGATCGGGTTCCTCCGCGACCTGACCCAGACCTACGGCCCGTCGGGCCGGGAGGAGGCCGTGCGCGAGTACATTCGCGCGCGGGTGGAGGCCTGGGCCGACGAGGTGCGGGTGGACGCCCTGGGCAACCTGATCGCGCGGCGCGGGCCGCGGGGTGGGGCGGCCCCGGGCCGCGGCGGCGGTTCGGGGCGGCGGATCATGGTGGCGGCCCACATGGACGAGATCGCCCTCATCGCCACCCACATCGACGAGAAGGGTTTCATCCGGGTCGAACCGGTGGGCGGGCAGGATCCCGTCATCCTCATGGGCCAGCGGGTCGAGTTTGCCGGCGGCGTGATCGGCGTGGTCTCCAGCGAGAAACTGGACGGCGCCCGCGACCTCAAGATGGGCAAGCTGTTCGTGGACATCGGCGCCGCCTCGGGCGACGACGCGCGCCGCTCCGTGCGGGTCGGCGACATGGCCGTGTTCCACCGGCCCCTGGAGCGGGCGGGCCGGCGCCTGGTGGCCAAGGCCATGGACGACCGCTCGGGTTGCGCGGTGGTCATGGAGGCCATGGCGCGGCTGGAGGACTCGCCCCACGAGGTGTTCTTCGTCTTCACGGTCCAGGAGGAGGTGGGCCTGCGCGGCGCCCGCACCGCCTCCTTCGGCATCGAGCCGGACGTGGCGGTGGCGGTGGACATCACCCTGGCCGGGGACACCCCGGAGCCTGAGCACCGGGTGGCGGTGGAACTGGGCAAGGGGCCGGCCGTCAAGGTGAAGGACAACAGCCAGATCGCCCACCCGCTGGTGCGCCGCTGGATGGAAGGCACGGCGGAGGCGGAGGGGATCACGTACCAGCTGGAGGTGCTGCCCTTCGGCGGCACCGACGCCGGCGCGATGCAGCTGGCCCGGGCCGGGGTGCCGGCGGGGACCCTCTCCATTCCCACGCGGTACGCCCACACGCCGGGGGAGATGGTCGATGCCGGCGACCTGGAGGGGGCCGTGCGGCTGCTGGTCGCCATGCTGCAGCGCCCGTTGCCGGAACTCTAGACCCCGGACGGAACGGCGGCATGCCGCGGGCGGCCTGCCCGCAGTCGGGCTGGGAGGGGCAAGGGCCGGGAGAAGCAAGGGCTGGGAGAACCCTTTGGGATGGGTGAAAATGAATATCACTTCTTTTCTGCCGAAATCGCGCGAATTTGCGAGTTCCCGGCAGGATTCTCGCCCGGCCATGCGGTACAGTAAGAGAGGCGGGCACTGATCCGGTCCCTGGCAACGCCTCCCGGCCGCCGGGAGCGCGCCGGGCGCTCCGGCCCACAGGCGCTTCCACGCCGGGGCCGGTCCACGGGGGTCCGCCAGGGGCAACCACAGCTGCCAGCCGCCTTGCCACGGTGGACGGGGTTGCCATAGACTTAGAGGGGTAAACCGGCGAGGAAAGGAGCACCGGCCGATGATCTACGTCATCTGCGAGCCGTGCATCGGCACCAAGGACCAGTCCTGCGTCGAGGTCTGCCCGGTGGACTGCATCTACGAGGGCGAGGACCAGTTCTTCATCCACCCGGAGGAGTGCATCGGCTGCAGCGCCTGCGCGGCCGTTTGCCCCGTCGAGGCGATCTACGACGAGGACGAGGTCCCCGAGCAGTGGGAGCACTACAAGGAGAAGGCCCGCAAGTTCTTCGAGGAACGCGGCCAGCTCTGATCCTCGGCCGCCCCAGCTCCCATCACCGAGCGTGCCAGCCAGCAGCGCCCCGGAGCCGTCTCCGGGGCGCGTGTTGTATTTAGGCCGCGCCCCGTCCAGGCGAACACGGCTTTGACCGCCGGAGTGCCGGCTCCCCGGAACTCGCCACCGGCCTTTGTTCAGGGCCGGCGAGCCGCCGTGGCGTTCCGCACGATGGCGGCGACGCGCATCTCCGTTAGCTCGTCCAGGTGCGTGAAAAACCAGGCACTGGGCATGAACTGGTCGGCCTGGTTCGGCTCCCGCTCGAAGTGCGCTTTGTCCGTCAGGCCGAAGGTCATGAAGCGCTCGTCGGCTCGGAAGAAGCAGAGGACAGGACCGCTGCCCCTGGCGTATCCGGGCATGCCGTACCACAGTCGCGGGGTGAGTCCGGGCACGGCATCGAGGATGACCCGATGCAGCCGCAAGCCGTAGGACCGGAAGGGTTCCCGCCACGTTTGGATCTTCTCCAGAACGGCGGTTTCGCCTAGGTCGCATCTTGTACCACTCAAGGCTTCTCTCCTTTCCCAGCGGCAAGGGCCGCGGGGCGGCCCTCCCTGGAGCCGCCCCGCCGGTCATCTCGCATACCCTCTCGCCTTGCTGTCGCCCCGCCCAGGCACCGTCACGCCGCCCGCATGATCTGCCGCAGCACCTTCTGCAGGATGCCGCCGTGCCGGTAGTACTCCACCTCGATGGGCGTGTCCAGCCGGCACAGCACCTCGAAGCGCACCTCGCTGCCGTCGTCGCGGCGGGCCGTCACCTGCAGGCGCTTGCGCGGCGCGAGGCCTTCGCCGATGCCGGTGATGGAGTACTCCTCGGTGCCGGTCAGCCCCAGGCTCGCCGCGTTCTGCCCGTCGACGAACTGCAGCGGCAGCACGCCCATGCCCACCAGGTTGCTCCGGTGGATCCGCTCGAAGCTCTCGGCGATCACCGCCTTGACGCCCAGCAGGTAGGTGCCCTTGGCCGCCCAGTCGCGGGAGCTGCCGGTGCCGTACTCCTTGCCGCCGATGACGATCAGCGGCGTGCCCTCCTGCTGGTAGCGCATGGCGGCGTCGTAGATGGTCATCTTCTGGCCGCTGGGGATGTGCAGGGTCCAGCCGCCCTCGGTGCCGGGGACCAGCTGGTTGCGCAGCCGGATGTTGGCGAAGGTGCCCCGCATCATCACCTCGTGGTTGCCGCGGCGCGAGCCGTAGGTGTTGAACTCCTCCCACTTGACGCCGCGCTCCAGGAGGTACTGGCCCGCCGGGCTGTTCTTGGGGATCGAGCCCGCCGGCGAGATGTGGTCGGTGGTGATGGAGTCGCCCAGGAGGGCCAGCACCCGGGCCCGGACGATGTCCTCCGGCCGGCCGGGTTCGTCCCCCATGTCCTTGAAGAAGGGCGGCTCCTGGATGTAGGTCGAGGCCGGATCCCAGTTGTACAGGTCGCCCTCGGGCGCGGGCAGCTGGCGCCACTGCTCGGGGCCCTCGAAGACCCGGGCGTACTCCTTCTTGAACAGCTCGGGCCGCACCACCTGGCGGATGGTCGCCTGGATCTCCTCCTGGGTGGGCCAGATGTCCCGCAGGTAGACGGGCCGCCCGTTGGGGTCATAGCCCAGGGGGTCTTCCAGCAGGTTGATGTCCACCGTGCCGGCCAGGGCGTAGGCCACCACCAGGGGCGGCGAGGCCAGGTAGTTGGCCTTGACCAGCGGGTTGATGCGGCCCTCGAAGTTGCGGTTGCCGCTGAGCACGGCCGCCGCCACCAAGTCGTTCTCGGTGATGGCCTGGGCCACGTCTTCGGGCAGGGCGCCGCTGTTGCCGATGCAGGTGGTGCAGCCGTAACCCACCACGTGGAAGCGCAGCGCCTCGAGATACGGCAGCAGCCCCGCCTCCCGCAGGTAGTCGGTCACCACCCGGGAGCCCGGCGCCAGGCTGGTCTTGACGTAGGGCTTGACCGTCAGGCCCCGCTCCACCGCCTTCTTGGCCAGCAGGCCCGCCGCCAGCATCACCGAGGGGTTGGAGGTGTTGGTGCAGCTGGTGATGGCGGCGATGACCACCGAGCCGTGGGTGAGCTCGGTGGTGGTCCTGGGCCGGGTCAGCACCGCCACGCCGCCGCCCTCGCCGGACGAACCGGCATGGGCCGCTCCGGCTCCCGCGCCGTCCCCGCCGGCCGCGGCCGCACCCGCCCGGGCGGCCTCGCGCCCCGGCTCGGCGCCCGGCCGGAAGGGCACCGAGGTGTCGCTGGGCTTCTTGCCGAAGGTGGCCAGCGCCTCGCGGAAGGCGCGGCCCGCCTCCCGCAGCGGCACCCGGTCCTGGGGCCGCCGCGGCCCGGCCAGGCTGGGCTCCACGTCGCCCAGGTCGAGTTCCAGCACGTCGCTGTAGACGGGGTCGGGCGTCTGGTCGGTGCGGTAGAGGCCCTGCTCCTTGCAGTACCGCTCCACCAGGGCGATGTGCTCCTCGTCCCGGCCCGTCAGGCGCAGGTAGCCCAGGGTCTCCCTGTCCACGGGGAAGAACCCGCAGGTGGCGCCGTACTCGGGGGCCATGTTGCCGATGGTGGCCCGGTCCGCCAGGGGCAGGTTGGAGAGCCCCGGCCCGAAGAACTCGACGAACTTGCCCACCACGCCCTTCTTGCGCAGCATCTGGGTGACGGTGAGCACCAGGTCGGTGGCGGTGGCGCCCTCGGGCAGCTGGCCCGTCAGGCGGAAGCCCACCACCTCGGGCACCTGCATGAAGTAGGGCTGGCCCAGCATCACCGCCTCGGCCTCGATGCCGCCCACGCCCCAGCCCAGCACCCCCATGCCGTTGACCATGGTGGTGTGGGAGTCGGTGCCCACCAGGGTGTCGGGGTAGGCCCGCACCTCGCCGTGTTCTTCCCGGCGGTGGACCACCTTGGCCAAATACTCCAGGTTCACCTGGTGGACGATGCCCGTCCCCGGCGGCACCACGCGGAAGTTGTCGAAGGCGTTCTGCGCCCAGCGGAGCAGGGTGTAGCGCTCGCGGTTGCGCTCGAACTCCTTCTCCACGTTGTAGAAGAAGGCATACTGGGTGCCGAAGGCGTCGACAATTACCGAGTGGTCGATGACCAGATCCGCCGGCACCAGCGGGTTGATCCGCTTGGGGTCGCCCCCCATGCGGGCCACGGCGCTGCGCATGGCGGCCAGGTCGACCACCGCCGGCACGCCGGTGAAGTCCTGGAGCAGCACCCGGGAGGGCATCCAGCCGATCTCCCGCCCGTCGGGCTTGGGCTGCCAGCGGGCCAGGGCCAGGACGTCGTCCTCGGTGACGGTCTCGCCGTCCAGGTTGCGCAGCAGGTTCTCCAGCAGGATGCGGATGGTGAAAGGCAGGCGATCCAGGTCGACGCCGGCCGCCTCGGCCAGCCTGGGCAGGCTGTAGATCACCACGGGGCCGCCCGGCGTCTCCAGGGTGGTGCGCACGCCAAACGGGTCGCGTCGCTCGGCCATCCGTCGTCCCCCTCTCTGGGGCCATTGTAACGCTTTTTCTGCCCGGCCAGGACCTGCCGGTCCCATCCCGGGTCGCAAAAAGGCGGGGGCCCGGCAACCACCGGCCGAGCCCCCCGAACGTCTGATATCCCACAAGAGCTATCGATGCCTTTTCGCCCCCCGGCGCCGCCGTGCCGCCGGCAGGCCCCCTCAGTCCTCGCCCTGCGCCTTGGTGAACCCCGGCTCGCCGTCGAACTCCTGCAACACCTCGATCTGCATCCAGCGGAAGCGGCTGCCCACCCGCTGGACCAGGTCGACAACGTCCTCCTGGCGCGCCTCGCCGTCGCCCTTGTAGAGGAAGCGACAGCGGTAGTGGTCCACCAGGTCGATCAGCCCGCCCGTGGGCGGGTACACCTGGGTCCCGCGGTTGGAGATCATCTTCAGGCGGAAGGCGCTGCCCTCCGCCAGTTCCTCCAGGGCAGGACCCAGCTGCTCCGGCAAGAGGTCGCTCTCGACGAACACGTCGGCGCCCACGATGCGGCGGCTCCGGGCCTTCACGTAGGCCGGTTCGGGGCTGATCTGGGGCAGCTTGACGGCGCGGTAGGAGCGAACCTGGGCGTTCCGCGGCTTCTGGCCCAGGTTGGCGATGATGGCGTCGGTGTACTCCGTGGTCTTGGCGCCGCGGTCGTAGCCCACGATGTCGCCCGTCAGGACCTTGCCCTCCTCCAGCGTGTAGAGGACGGCGTTCTCGATCAGCTCGGCCACGGCGAACTCCTCGATGTAGCGCAGCATCATCACCGCCGAGAGGAGCACCGC is part of the Thermaerobacter subterraneus DSM 13965 genome and harbors:
- a CDS encoding DUF1801 domain-containing protein, whose product is MSGTRCDLGETAVLEKIQTWREPFRSYGLRLHRVILDAVPGLTPRLWYGMPGYARGSGPVLCFFRADERFMTFGLTDKAHFEREPNQADQFMPSAWFFTHLDELTEMRVAAIVRNATAARRP
- a CDS encoding aconitate hydratase, whose product is MAERRDPFGVRTTLETPGGPVVIYSLPRLAEAAGVDLDRLPFTIRILLENLLRNLDGETVTEDDVLALARWQPKPDGREIGWMPSRVLLQDFTGVPAVVDLAAMRSAVARMGGDPKRINPLVPADLVIDHSVIVDAFGTQYAFFYNVEKEFERNRERYTLLRWAQNAFDNFRVVPPGTGIVHQVNLEYLAKVVHRREEHGEVRAYPDTLVGTDSHTTMVNGMGVLGWGVGGIEAEAVMLGQPYFMQVPEVVGFRLTGQLPEGATATDLVLTVTQMLRKKGVVGKFVEFFGPGLSNLPLADRATIGNMAPEYGATCGFFPVDRETLGYLRLTGRDEEHIALVERYCKEQGLYRTDQTPDPVYSDVLELDLGDVEPSLAGPRRPQDRVPLREAGRAFREALATFGKKPSDTSVPFRPGAEPGREAARAGAAAAGGDGAGAGAAHAGSSGEGGGVAVLTRPRTTTELTHGSVVIAAITSCTNTSNPSVMLAAGLLAKKAVERGLTVKPYVKTSLAPGSRVVTDYLREAGLLPYLEALRFHVVGYGCTTCIGNSGALPEDVAQAITENDLVAAAVLSGNRNFEGRINPLVKANYLASPPLVVAYALAGTVDINLLEDPLGYDPNGRPVYLRDIWPTQEEIQATIRQVVRPELFKKEYARVFEGPEQWRQLPAPEGDLYNWDPASTYIQEPPFFKDMGDEPGRPEDIVRARVLALLGDSITTDHISPAGSIPKNSPAGQYLLERGVKWEEFNTYGSRRGNHEVMMRGTFANIRLRNQLVPGTEGGWTLHIPSGQKMTIYDAAMRYQQEGTPLIVIGGKEYGTGSSRDWAAKGTYLLGVKAVIAESFERIHRSNLVGMGVLPLQFVDGQNAASLGLTGTEEYSITGIGEGLAPRKRLQVTARRDDGSEVRFEVLCRLDTPIEVEYYRHGGILQKVLRQIMRAA